TTTTTAAAATCTCTTCTATTTCTTTTATTGTTAGATTTTCCCAAAAGGGAGCTTGCACCTTTTGAATCCAGGCGAGCCTGCTTCTTTCGTCAACAGTAACTTGAGGAAGAGGAAGTTGGTCGATGAGTTGAGAAAGTTGCATATTCACAACGACATCTCGATTCTCTTTTTTTCCATAGGTGATATACAATTTTCTGAACGCTTCAACAGCTTCTGGAATTTGATTCGCCCGGCTGATCACTAGAGGGTCTGGAATGATAACAAGGGATGGAGCAGTGTCATTGCCATGCATCTGCGTTGCTTTTATTGTCCTTTGTGCAACCTTTCTGAGGACTCTCTGATCGAGCGTGAGTTCGGTTATCCGGCTCTCAACGAAACTCTTTTTTCTAGAAATTTTGATTTCAGATTCATCAAACTCTATTTCTTTGAGAATGTGATAGATCGTTGCCTGTGTTTGCTCAGCCAACTGCGGATCAACCAAATATCCACCGCTGTGGTCCTCATCTAATGCCTTTGCTATTGTGCGTAAGAAATTACGTGAAAGATGATTGACCAGCCTCCTTGAGACAGCTCCTTCTTTTGTATCTTGGGCACAATCGTCTTTCAAGGATCGATAGGTTGCCACAATCAGTCGAAAGTTCAAATGTAAGAGGATTTGTTTGTAACGTGCGAGATTTCCTGAATTGCGACGCATCCAAGCTTTTGTTGAAGATGGAACGCAAGTTCCTGCACGTTGGCCTGTAATTGCTCCCGACTCTTCCCAGTCTACTGTTTTTCGGAATTTCTCTAGATGATCGAATACCTCAAGAACATCCTCTTCATCAACCACAAAGTTGTTGTCCCATTTTGATAGCGCTTTCAATTCAATCATATGTTGAAAGAAAGCAGGACGAAGGATGCCGTCACCATTTAAACAAATAAGGTCTTCTGGCACTTGAGTAAATTGGATATACGGTTTAATGCGGATCTTATCACCGGCAAACATTTGATCAGTGAGTTGGTAGCCTGTAGCTGTATAAAGAAATACTTCAAACGACTGATCTTCGTTCCGTTTAAATTCATAAATTAAAGCGTGCCCAGATCCACCGCCTACATTCGACCAACCGCCGTAAAAACATTGCGATTCCCCTGGATTCAATGCATGAACTTTTCCCGTATATTTAAGAGCAATTTGATGTAAATAGTCTTCTCCGTTTCGAGAATTAGCAATTTGATCAAGATCTTCGGTGTATTCTTTGAGTTGCGCAATTCCTGTCAGGAGATGATTGACAGTTTTGAGATCTTCTGAATCTTCATGATCCATTGAGGCCTTGAGGTTGCTGAGCAACCATTCCCAAACGATAAAATTCGGCTGTGGTGATGGAAATCCATCCAAGTTAAAGGGGTTTTCTTTTCCACCTGTCGTCAATCCTCCTGCTGCAAAGTTTGCTGCAATGGCTCTAATCGCATCATTGAGTTTTTTTGCATGCATTAACTCTTTGATTCCCGGTGGAAATTCTCCAATTTCTAGTGTTTCTAGTAAGCTGTATTTTAGAAGATCTTCCTCGCTCATTGGACAATCGGGAAGGCTTTCACTCAAAGAACTCTCTATTTCGGCGTTGAGTAAGTCCAAACGGCGATCTTCCCAAATTTGACGGATCCGTTCTACAGAGTCTTTATCTTTAGGAGATGTTAAAAGGCAGTCGGGTGAAGTGAACAGGCTTTTATATTGATTAAAAATATGATTTTGGATGTTATTGTTCATGAAAGGATCTATCTAGTTAAAAAAAATAATTTATTTATTTTAACTTTCTTTAGTTAAATCCCGATTAGTTTATTTTAAAGATTTCGTAAATATCGACTAAATTCAAAATATTTTCTTTATTGATAAGAACGATGGGTTTGGATAATATAGCTGCTTTCTCGTATCAAAGGAGAAAAATAAATGGGCTGGACATTGATTACAGGGACATCTGGAGGACTGGGGCGTGCCATCGCTTTGCGCTTGGCTGAAGAGGGGCGCTCTCTTTATATTCATTACAATCAAAGTTCGGATCAAGCGCAAAAGGTAGCTGTCGCATGTGCGCAAAAAGGAGCCAAGGTCAAAGTGGTGCAAGGCGATTTTTCTACAGATGAATCGATGAATCGATTTTTTGGCCAAATTAAAGATGTCGCCCACTTGGTGAATAATGTCGGTTGTTTCCTTATTCAGCCCGGCTCTGAGACCCCTTATTCTGACTGGAAAGACCTGTATCAGGTGAATTTTTTTGCTCCTTTGGCTCTCATTCAGAATTGCCTTCCCGATATTGTTAGCCATCAGGGAAATATTGTTAACATCGGTTCGGTCGGCGTGGGGATGCTCCGCGCAGACGCAAAATTTACAGCTTATACATCATCGAAAATGTCGCTCTATTTTTTGACAAAATCCTTGGCTAAGGAGCTTGCTCCCCGCGGTGTCCGGGTGAACATGGTGTCTCCGGGTGAAATGGAAAATTCCTTATCATTTCCACGGGGAGGAGGAGAGCTTCCCATGAGAAGGAAAGCTTCTCTTAAAGAAACAGCGGATGCTGTTGCGTATTTTCTTAGCCCTGAAGCGGGCTACATAACCGGACAAAACCTGGAAGTAGGAGGGGGTCTTGCATTGTAAAGAACTTGCTCTATTGGCGGGAAGGGCTTGGCAAAGCAAGGAAACCCGTTTTGTCCACTATTGTTACCATTCCGATTCCAGGGACCCGATTCCCTTAAAAGAAAATTTTTGTTTTGTTCTTGCCTTGCTGCGCAGTCGCACTGCGGAAAATATCCTGGAAGCAAAAGAGCTTTTGGAGAAGCTTCTCAGCTATCAGGTGGACGGAAACTTTCCCATTTACCTCCATGAATTTCCTACTTGCTACGATCGTTTTAGGGCTGCAGAGGTGCTTCCTTCCCTCATTTGGATGGCTCGGGGATTTCATCATGTCTTGGGAAAGGAGCTGAAAGATAAGCTGGAACTCTCAATTCGTGAAGCGGTCAAGCAAAGCTTAGCTGTACTGGAAAGCTATCAAGTTGATGAACTCACCGCTCTCAGAATTGGCTGCTCCACTCTAGCAGCTGGCTGCTATTTTGGATGCGATCATTGGAAAGAGCTTGGCTCGAAATTGACGGCACAAGCGGAAGCATTAGGAATTCAACCTTCTTGGTTTGTTTCCGAGATGTTGGGACACAGGCTGGCGTCGCTCAATCAAATTGACGTTTGGCCTCGTCTTTGGCAGCATTGCAACGAAATGTACCATGAAAAACTCGCTGCATATTGCGGGCCCCATCTTTCAGAAAAGCAGTGGTTGGCTGGTCCTGAACCAAATCTTTTTAATCTTTACATGAAGGATTCTAAGTTTCAAGAGCGCTTGCATCCTTCTTATCTTCTTGGCGCATTGGTGCATCCATTTGAAAAACAGGAATATTTGCCACAGTATCAAACGGGGTCTTTGTTAGGTCGAAAATGGGAAGTCTACAAAACGGATTGTTGGGCAGTGAGTCTGTTGGAGCAGGAAATGTCTGTCAACCAGATGTTTTCTCCTGTCTATCTGATTTGGAATGGCGGCGAAACGTTGCAATCATTAGTGGCGCAAGGAGGAAATGTAGAGCAATCCCGCTTTATCTGGAAAGATCGAGAGATTGAATTGCTCTTCTATTTAGGTCCTGAAGCGGATAACGATCATCCAAAGGACCGAGTTGAAGCAGCGTTTTTTTGCTCAAGGGAAAGCACTGCACTTTCTATTGAGGGGAAAAAAGCAACGGTTTTTCGCTTGGGAGAAAAGGTGGAGATTAAAAGCTTGCTTCCTTTTTCAATAGAGTTTTCTTTGTTAGAAGGCAGTGGGGACTTCACGGGGCATATTTCCATGGGAAACCGTCCTTGTCAAATCTTCAGCGAAGGGGAGGCGCGGGATTGGAAAATTGCGATTAGATCTGTTAGACGTACGCCTGACTGTATTCTTAAAGCTAAACTGACGATCAATGGTTAGATTTGGTTTCTTTTTACTGAGCCTGTTGACATCTTGCGCCTGGCATCCTTGCACAACGGAATATCATGTGCAGTATTGTCATCTAAATGATCCTCCCCCTGTGGAACTCCTTGATCCCTGCCCGCATTATTTGGTGGTGCTTGTCTGCGCCAGACACTTGGACTACACAAATGGCAAGCAGCTTCTTAAGACAATCGCAAGACATCCTAGTGATGGATCAAAAAACAGCGATGTTGGCCATGCATGGGTGCTTCTCCAAGGAGAAAAGGAGAGGTTGGAAGGGGGGCATACCGGAGAATTCGGCGTGGTTCAACCAAGATATTTCGAAGGAGTTGCCGATTTAATCGATTATCGCGATCCCAATCCCGTCCGCTATCTTTGGGCCACGCAAAAAGATGGATGTTTTCAAAAAGGATCGGGAGGATTTGTCCCTACATTTGCTGCACGGATCAAGCTCTCTCAGGAACAATATGAGGAAGTGCGAGCGTTTATTCTTAGTTATTCTTATCGTGATTATGCGATCACGAGACATCAGTGCGCCACGTTTGCCGCCGATGTTGCAGAAATTGCCGGAGTGGAACTGAAACATTCCGTCACAGTTCCTATTGAGCAGAGAATCACCTTGTATGGAGAAAACATCCAGTTGTGGAGCGATCCTTTCTACGCCGAGTTGACAATTTCTTCTCCCGATATTTTGGAAAAAAGCTTGATGCAGGCGGTAAAAGAGGGGAAGGCTCAAAATGCGACAAATTGGTATTTAGAAAATTACCGCAAGAAAACAACGCTTTTCGATCGAATTCATTCGATAAAAACGATCGGCTCTAAGCTCAACCGTTCCTTGATGCTGAAATGATACACCCTAATTCAAGGCTTGACTGTCCATCGCAACACCCATGGCGTGCATCCCTTTATCGACATAGACGGTTGTCCCAGTAATGGCTCCAGCAAGAGGCGAAGAAAGGAATGCTGCCGTATTTCCTACATCTTCTGAAGTCATTTCATCTGTCAACGGTGCATTGGCACATGCATACTTGATCATTCCATCGATAAAGCCGATCGCTTTAGCTGCTCGGCTTCTTAATGGACCTGCTGAAATCGTATTCACTCGGATTTTCCACTTGCGGCCTGCTTCCCAGGAAAGGATGCGTGTATCGCTCTCAAGCGCAGCTTTTGCAGAACTCATGCCACCGCCGTATCCAGGCACTGCGCGCTCGGAGGCAAAATAGGTGAGGGAAATTGCTGAGCCGCCTGCATTCATGATCGGGCCCAGATGTTGCAGTAAACTAATGTAGGAGTAAGAGGAAGAACTAAGCGCTGCTAGATAACCATTGCGGGAAGTCTCAAGAAGAGGTTTGTGTACCTCTGGGCCATTGGCAAGAGAGTGGATGAGAATATCAATTGATCCGAAATCGTTGTTAATCGCTTCCGCTACCTCTGCGATGGTGTAGCCTTCTGCATCTTTGTAACGCTTGTTTTCTTTCACTTCTTCCGGCACATCTTCAGGAGAATCGAAGCTTGCGTCGAGCGGGTAGACTTTGGAGATCTGCATAAGCGAACCATCGCTTAAGCGGCGGGATGCATCGAATTTTCCTTTCTCAAGACTAGTCAGGAAAATTTTCATTAAAGGAGTCCATGTGCCAATAAGGATTTCTGCGCCCGCTTCCGCTAGCGCCTTGGCAATTGCCCACCCATATCCCTGATCATCTCCAATACCGGCGACAAAAGCTCGTTTACCTTTTAAATTAATTGACAACATGACTTTAACTTGTCCTTATTTAAAAATTTAGATAAAGTATACTTTACCACGGACATACAATTATTTGATATTTAAAAAATGAAGTTTATGCAAGGTAAATACTTGCGGATTTTTCTGTTCGTGTTTGCGGTTTCCGTTGCTTTGTATGGAGGGGGCCGCCTTTGGTTTCACTTTACAGATGGATTTCGCATTGCCCATATTACCTCCAACTTTAAGCCAGACCCTAGATGGGAAATTCGAAAGCTGAATCTCGAAGAGGAAAAAGAGGTAGAGGCAGCTCTTTCTCAATCTTACATTTATTTGGGGAAAGGGTGCCAGTCTTACGCTTTTGAAAGCGAAGACGGACATTATGTATTAAAATTTCTAAAATATAAGCGCTATAGGCCGCAGTTTTATTTCTACTTATTCACGTTCTTTCCTGAATTCCAGAAGTATCTTGATAGAAAAATCGAAGAAAAGAAAAAGTTATTAGATGTTTTGTTCACCAGCTGGAGCATTTGCTTTGATCACTTGCCGCAAGAGACTGCAATGGTCTATTTGCATTTAAACAAGTCTAACCATCTAAATAAGCGGATTGTCATTCGAGATAAAATTGGAAGAGAGCATCAACTGGAAATGGATAACATGGAATTTATGATCCAAAGAAAGGGGGAGATGCTTTGCCCAGCAATCGATCGGATGATGGCAGAAGGGAGAGCGGAAGAAACAAAAAAAATGCTGTCGGGGTTGTTTCAAATTATCTTGAACGAATACCGTAAAGGATTAGCGGATATGGATTATGCATTGATGCAAAACACGGCTGTGGTAGATCAAAAAGCGTTTCAGTTGGATATCGGACAGTTTGTTGCTGATCCGATGGTTTCCAATCCCGATTTTTATTATCAGGAAATATTCAATAAGTATGACAAGTTCCGTAAATGGCTGGGTAAAAACCATCCATCTCTTGTAGAACACGTGAACAACGAGCTTGTTCAGGAGATGGGAGAGAAATTTCACACAATGCGATATATGCCGAATCCTAATCAATTTTGAGCACAATTTTACCCTGCGTATGCTGGGTCTTGATTTGCTCCCAGGCTTTGGCATATTCATCCAAAGGCAACTCCTTGATACTGGGAGGTACGACTTTCCCTTCGTCGATTAAGCGGCCAATCTCTCTAAGCTGGGAACCATCAGGTCTAACAAAGGTAAAAATGCCTCTGATTCCGTGTTCGGAGCACTTTTCAGGATCCGGTCGGTTGACAATACTTACCAGGCATCCTCCTTTTTTAACGATCGCGTAGCTTTGCTCAAGTGTGTCATATCCGGCGCAGTCAAACACGACATCGACCCCTTCAGGCTCCAGCGATCGTACAGCTTCGGCAAACGGCTGGTTTTTATAATCGATCGCAACATCTGCACCTAATTGCTTCGCATAATCGTGGTGATTAGCGCTTGCCGTCGTATAGACTTTAGTACCGGCATGCTTGGCAAACTGCAGCCCCATGCTGCCAACTCCTCCCGCTCCTGCGTGGATCAGCACGGTCTGCCCTTTTTGTAAACGGGCGTCGTCAAAAAGCGCTTGCCAGGCAGTTAGAGCAACAAGAGGAATAGAAGCGGCTTGTGCGGAATTCAATGTCTTTGGCATCGGGGCCACATGCTCTGCGTCGAAACAGACGTATTCAGCGTACGTTCCCCACTGCACGGTGGGTTTGCGGCAGTATGCAAAGACTTTGTCGCCGACTTTAAAGGCATCGACTCCATCACCTATGGCAGATACTGTTCCAGAGGCATCCCAACCGGGAATTAGAGGAAATGCATGAGGGAGCAGCTTATTGAGATATCCTTCGCAAATTTTCCAATCGACTGGGTTGACAGCAGCGTGAGAGATCTTGATTTGCACCTCTTTTGCTTGAGGTTGGGGAATTGGAAGGTTTTCTTTGGAAGTTTCTTCAATGCCGCCAAATTTATTGATTGTTACAGCTTTCATCTTGTCATTCCTCATGTTATTCTATAGGATTAAATGATAATGAATTTATTTATCAAGGATTGTCATGCTAGAGATTAAAACAGATTGTGCTCCAAAAGCTTTGGGTCCTTATTCTCAAGGAATTAAGGTGGGAAATTTTCTATTTGTTTCGGGACAGGTTCCCCTTGATCCGCAGACTGGAAATCTTGTAGAGGGGGGGATTGCCAAGCAAGTGACGCAAGTCATAGACAATCTCGAGTCTGTGTTGAAAGCTGGAGGGGCGGATCTATCAAAAGTTGTTCGAGTGGATATTTTTTTAACAGATTTGAGCAACGATTTTCCCATTGTCAACGAGATTTACTCCAGCCGTTTCATCGGTTCTGTAAAGCCTGCGCGGCAGACTGTTGAAGTCGGCAAACTTCCGGCGGAAGCCCTTGTAGAGATGTCTTGTGTCGCTTATTCGGAGGAAGCATGAAACAGGCGCTGGTTATCTTTTTGTTGAGCATGGTTGTTGGGCCTCTTTTCTCACAGGAAGAGGGCGAGGTGCGCGTTGCGTTGGTTGGAGACGGAATCGGCCAAGGCTCTGAAGGGGTTGATGCGGAATCCTTTGCGAGATTATTGGCAAAAGTTGCTGAACAGAAGCCGAATGTTGTTTTTTTCTTGGGAAACCTCGTCGATGGGCTTGAGCAGTCCACAGCTCCAGAGAGCATTAAAAAACTGAAAAACCATCTTGAACAGTTTACTCGTTTGACGGACACATATCTTGGAAAACAAGTTAAAATCTATCCTGTCATCGGAAACCATACCTTTGTCAATACACAAGCTGCGCAGTTATTCAAAGAGCATTTCAAAATTAAAGATACTGCTCCTCTCGAATCTTACCAATGGGCTTATGCGGTGAATATTGAACAGACTCAGTTTATTGTACTGGCAAGCGGCTTATTTGAGAGGAAATATCGCGGCTATCGTCAAGAAGTCCTCACGATGCCGCTTCTCGACTGGCTTGAAAAGGAGTTGCGCACGAATGCCGATTCGATCCGCTACCGTTTTGTGATCGGACACATGCCGGCATTTTCTTCTCGTGCTACAGAAGGTATTTACAGTGGGTTGGACAAAGATCTTGAACGGAGAGATGCGTTTTGGCAGGTGTTGAAGAACAATGACGCACTCGGTTATTTTGCTTCCCATGAGCCCTTATATGATCGTTTGAACCGCGACGGTGTTTGGCAGATCATTTCAGGAGGTGCAGGAATGATGGAGAACGGAGATGGCTCAAGCTCTGTCTTTCAGCATTTTATCTTAATCTCAATCCCGAAAAACAAAGCGAAAAATCCGGTGCTTGAATCGATCGATATCAAAGGGAAAATTTGGGATGAATTTGAGATTGTACCTCTCGACAAGCCTGTGCATCAATTAAGAATTTCGAATAGAGGGTAGTGTAAAGAAATGAAAAAATTTTGGATTTGTGCTCTTTTGCTTTTGGTTTCGCAATTGCAGGTCTTAGATGCTGTTTTAGTCGGTATTGCCGGAGGAACAGGCTCCGGAAAAACAACGCTGGCCACAAAGCTCAGTTTGTATTTCGGCACAGAAGCTGTGTTGATCTCCCAGGATTGTTACTATAAAGATTTATCCCACTTGTCTACCGAAGAGCGGGCTTTTGTCAATTTCGACCATCCGGATTCTTTGGATTTAGAGCTGATGCTTGAGCATCTTAGCGCATTGAAACAAGGAAATTCCGTTGTCATCCCTTCTTATGATTTTACAACGCATACGCGGGTGGATCAGGTAAAAATTGTCGATCCGGCATCTCTGATTATTGTGGAGGGAATTTTGCTATTAGCTGTCCCAGAGATCAGAGAACTCTTCGATCTTAAAATTTTTATCGATACCGATGATGATATTCGCATTCTCAGAAGGTTGGAAAGAGATCTGCTTGAAAGGGGCAGAAATTTCGATAGTGTCAAAAATCAGTACTTATCAACAGTTAAGCCAATGCATCACCAATTCGTCGAACCTAGTAAAAACCAGGCGGATGTCGTGATTTGGGGAACTAATGAAAATTTTGATGTCGCTACCGGGCTCATTTCGGGTTACTTAAAAAAATTATGAATCTTGACGATTTGAACATTTGCAGTTGAACTTGTTGTAAAGCCAAGCAAGAACAAAGAGTCCAATGGATCCATTCAAGAATCCATAAACTAGGCCTAAGAAAGCTCCTCCAAAGGTGATGCTATATCCTGGGTAGAGATCGGCAAGCAATGCCGACCACATTGACGCGTATCCTGTATACATGCAGATGAAAGTAAAGATGAAGACGAAAGCGCCGAATAATAGGCCTCCGGCTAAACCAAGTGCCTTTGAATTGATCATTGTTTGATCCTCCTAATCAATTTGATAAACGATGGTGACGCCGGCAGACATTTCGACATCGCCTGCGGCAATAGGTGTATTTTCCGCAGCCATTGCTTTCATCATGAACTGCCGCGGCGCTCCAATTTGCGAGCTGTCAATAGAGATTGCAGTGATTTTAATCAGCTGGACATCTGCTGCTTGGCTTAGCGACTTCGCATCTTCAATAGCATTTTTAGTAGCAGCTCGGATGAGAGCGTCGCGATGCTTTTGCGGATCGCTTATCTGAAACTGAATGTGGTTAATGGAGTTTGCTCCAGCGCTTGCCGCTGCATCGATAAAAGTACCTGCCTTATCTATTTGATCTGTGGTTACATCAAGTGAGTTGCGCACTTCAAATCCAATGATTTCCGGAGACCAGTCGGAGGCCGCATCGCGAGGACGCGGGCTATAGAGAGGGTTGATGGAAAAATCACCGGTTTGGTAGTTATTTTCGCCAAGGCCTGAATTTTCAAGAGCTTTGATCAGCTGATTCATCTGCGTGTTGTTTTTCAATAGCGCCTCTTTGGCGTTTTTTCCCTGCGACACCACTCCCAGGCTAATGTTCAACTGATCAGCCGGCTGAGAAAGCACGGCATAGCCTCTTACACTTAAAGAAGGAAGCTCTTCTACGGCGGACAACAGAGTCGTTGCTGCCATGCTTAAAGCAATGATTAGATTGCGCATTACAAGATCCTTTTATTAATAACTGTATATATTTTTTTATTTATTTGCAAAGATCATTAAAAATATAAGTGGCAATTTATGCCGTTCTCAGACACAATTTGCACTCAAGAATAGAATTAAGGGAGTCTGTAATGGTTACGACAGATTATTTACACGAGCTGCTTGGCTCAGAAGCTGATGAACTGCTGAATTACACTTGCGAGAAGGTGGGAAAAGAGAGCATCAACGCTCCTGGACCGGACTGGTTAGACCGCGTGCATATGAACAGCGACAGGTCTCCTCGTGTTTTGCGGAATTTGGGAGAGCTTTTCAACCATGGCAGGCTTGCCGGCACCGGATATTTGTCGATTCTCCCCGTCGATCAGGGGATTGAGCATTCTGCAGGCGCCTCTTTTGCTCCCAACCCGATCTATTTTGATCCCGAAAATATCGTCAGATTTGCTATTGAAGCTGGTTGCAACGGAGTGGCATCGACAGTAGGGGTTTTGGGGAATGTTGCTCGTAAATATGCTCACAAGATCCCATTCATCGTCAAGCTTAACCACAACGAACTTCTTTCCTATCCCAATCAGTTCGATCAAATTTTATTTGCCAGCGTAGACCAGGCGTTTGAAATGGGGGCTGTGGCTGTCGGCGCGACCATCTATTATGGATCGCATGAAAGCCATCGCCAGATACAGGAGATTTCTCAGGCATTTAAGTATGCTCATGAGTTGGGAATGGGAACAATTCTCTGGTGCTACCTGCGCAATCCTGCTTTTAAAGTAAATGGTGTCGACTATCATGATAGCGCGGATTTGACAGGACAGGCAAATCACCTGGGAGCTACAATTGAAGCCGATATCGTTAAGCAGAAACTACCGACGAAGAATGGGGGGTATCAAGCGCTCAACCAGGAATCAAAATTCGGAAAATACAGCGAATTAATGTACAGGAATCTTCTGTCCGATCATCTAATCGATCTCTGTCGATACCAAGTCTTGAATAGTTTTAATGGCAGGGTGGGATTGATCAACTCCGGAGGGGCTTCGGGGAAAAATGATATGGTTGAAGCTGTGAAAACTGCAATCATCAATAAGCGTGCAGGCGGAATGGGATTAATCAGCGGAAGGAAGACGTTTCAAAAGCCTATGAATGAAGGGATTAAGCTCTTTCATGCCATCCAGGATGTATATCTCAATCCTGAGATTACTCTGGCTTAATTAACAATAGAGATCCTATTTTTAAGAATTTATTTTAATATAAATGTTTTTTTGATAGGATAATGATTAAGAGAGTATTGACAAAGCTTTGTCATAGCTCTCTAAAAAATTCAAAGGAGCATCGCTATGCGATTCATTTTCAATTTTATTTTTTTTGGATTGTTATTTTTTATCATCTACAAATTTTTACCGGAAACATTTGAAACATTGGTAGGTTGGGTAGATAAACTATATGACGTGCTTAGAGACGCGGTTGTTTGGGTCTTTGAAAAAGTGCAGTCAGTCGCTTCAAACTCTGGAAACGCTGCTTAAATCACTGAAAGCCTGTTTTGAAAAATTTTCGGTTTGAAACGGCAGCGCCTCCCGTATGCGGCTGCTCCCAGACGGGAGGAGGCAGTTTCAATGTTTCCAATAAATTTCCATAAAGCTCATTTTTTGTTGGATGGGCGTCCTCGACTAGATGATAAATCCCTGTCAGACGATGATGGACGCTCCAGATAATCCCTTTTGTAATGAGCGGCAAAGAGCTGTGATTTGTGGGAGAGTCTCTACCCGTCATCGTTTTCCCAGAAAATCTGCGTGCTCGGTCGATGATCTTTCTTCCGGGTCCATAGATTCCTCCCAACCTTAGAATACAGATGCTGACCATTGGGCTTGCAGCTCTGAGATAGCAATTTTCTGTAGCGATCAATATTTTTCCATTTTCACTGTCAGCAAGAAGGGGGCTTGATTCATCAATTGTAGCTCCGTTGTGGTTCCCGCAAACAGAGGTGCTGCTGGTGTATAAAAGATAAAAAGATCGGGAGCGGTCAGAGAGCGCTTGTGTGATCCCTTCGGCTGTTTCCAGATAGGTTTCTGTGTATTGATTCCA
This genomic window from Waddlia chondrophila WSU 86-1044 contains:
- a CDS encoding metallophosphoesterase family protein, yielding MKQALVIFLLSMVVGPLFSQEEGEVRVALVGDGIGQGSEGVDAESFARLLAKVAEQKPNVVFFLGNLVDGLEQSTAPESIKKLKNHLEQFTRLTDTYLGKQVKIYPVIGNHTFVNTQAAQLFKEHFKIKDTAPLESYQWAYAVNIEQTQFIVLASGLFERKYRGYRQEVLTMPLLDWLEKELRTNADSIRYRFVIGHMPAFSSRATEGIYSGLDKDLERRDAFWQVLKNNDALGYFASHEPLYDRLNRDGVWQIISGGAGMMENGDGSSSVFQHFILISIPKNKAKNPVLESIDIKGKIWDEFEIVPLDKPVHQLRISNRG
- a CDS encoding SIMPL domain-containing protein codes for the protein MRNLIIALSMAATTLLSAVEELPSLSVRGYAVLSQPADQLNISLGVVSQGKNAKEALLKNNTQMNQLIKALENSGLGENNYQTGDFSINPLYSPRPRDAASDWSPEIIGFEVRNSLDVTTDQIDKAGTFIDAAASAGANSINHIQFQISDPQKHRDALIRAATKNAIEDAKSLSQAADVQLIKITAISIDSSQIGAPRQFMMKAMAAENTPIAAGDVEMSAGVTIVYQID
- the udk gene encoding uridine kinase, with the protein product MKKFWICALLLLVSQLQVLDAVLVGIAGGTGSGKTTLATKLSLYFGTEAVLISQDCYYKDLSHLSTEERAFVNFDHPDSLDLELMLEHLSALKQGNSVVIPSYDFTTHTRVDQVKIVDPASLIIVEGILLLAVPEIRELFDLKIFIDTDDDIRILRRLERDLLERGRNFDSVKNQYLSTVKPMHHQFVEPSKNQADVVIWGTNENFDVATGLISGYLKKL
- a CDS encoding Rid family detoxifying hydrolase; amino-acid sequence: MLEIKTDCAPKALGPYSQGIKVGNFLFVSGQVPLDPQTGNLVEGGIAKQVTQVIDNLESVLKAGGADLSKVVRVDIFLTDLSNDFPIVNEIYSSRFIGSVKPARQTVEVGKLPAEALVEMSCVAYSEEA
- a CDS encoding bacteriophage holin — translated: MINSKALGLAGGLLFGAFVFIFTFICMYTGYASMWSALLADLYPGYSITFGGAFLGLVYGFLNGSIGLFVLAWLYNKFNCKCSNRQDS
- a CDS encoding enoyl-[acyl-carrier-protein] reductase; this translates as MLSINLKGKRAFVAGIGDDQGYGWAIAKALAEAGAEILIGTWTPLMKIFLTSLEKGKFDASRRLSDGSLMQISKVYPLDASFDSPEDVPEEVKENKRYKDAEGYTIAEVAEAINNDFGSIDILIHSLANGPEVHKPLLETSRNGYLAALSSSSYSYISLLQHLGPIMNAGGSAISLTYFASERAVPGYGGGMSSAKAALESDTRILSWEAGRKWKIRVNTISAGPLRSRAAKAIGFIDGMIKYACANAPLTDEMTSEDVGNTAAFLSSPLAGAITGTTVYVDKGMHAMGVAMDSQALN
- a CDS encoding class I fructose-bisphosphate aldolase — encoded protein: MVTTDYLHELLGSEADELLNYTCEKVGKESINAPGPDWLDRVHMNSDRSPRVLRNLGELFNHGRLAGTGYLSILPVDQGIEHSAGASFAPNPIYFDPENIVRFAIEAGCNGVASTVGVLGNVARKYAHKIPFIVKLNHNELLSYPNQFDQILFASVDQAFEMGAVAVGATIYYGSHESHRQIQEISQAFKYAHELGMGTILWCYLRNPAFKVNGVDYHDSADLTGQANHLGATIEADIVKQKLPTKNGGYQALNQESKFGKYSELMYRNLLSDHLIDLCRYQVLNSFNGRVGLINSGGASGKNDMVEAVKTAIINKRAGGMGLISGRKTFQKPMNEGIKLFHAIQDVYLNPEITLA
- a CDS encoding NADP-dependent oxidoreductase, with translation MKAVTINKFGGIEETSKENLPIPQPQAKEVQIKISHAAVNPVDWKICEGYLNKLLPHAFPLIPGWDASGTVSAIGDGVDAFKVGDKVFAYCRKPTVQWGTYAEYVCFDAEHVAPMPKTLNSAQAASIPLVALTAWQALFDDARLQKGQTVLIHAGAGGVGSMGLQFAKHAGTKVYTTASANHHDYAKQLGADVAIDYKNQPFAEAVRSLEPEGVDVVFDCAGYDTLEQSYAIVKKGGCLVSIVNRPDPEKCSEHGIRGIFTFVRPDGSQLREIGRLIDEGKVVPPSIKELPLDEYAKAWEQIKTQHTQGKIVLKID
- a CDS encoding NAD-dependent epimerase/dehydratase family protein → MNGIIFGAGYVGCACIKEWPNKQDSLIATTTKEEKVAELRKLTPRVEVVKGSDRKKVAELIKEADFAIICAAPNHWNQYTETYLETAEGITQALSDRSRSFYLLYTSSTSVCGNHNGATIDESSPLLADSENGKILIATENCYLRAASPMVSICILRLGGIYGPGRKIIDRARRFSGKTMTGRDSPTNHSSLPLITKGIIWSVHHRLTGIYHLVEDAHPTKNELYGNLLETLKLPPPVWEQPHTGGAAVSNRKFFKTGFQ
- a CDS encoding SDR family NAD(P)-dependent oxidoreductase, encoding MGWTLITGTSGGLGRAIALRLAEEGRSLYIHYNQSSDQAQKVAVACAQKGAKVKVVQGDFSTDESMNRFFGQIKDVAHLVNNVGCFLIQPGSETPYSDWKDLYQVNFFAPLALIQNCLPDIVSHQGNIVNIGSVGVGMLRADAKFTAYTSSKMSLYFLTKSLAKELAPRGVRVNMVSPGEMENSLSFPRGGGELPMRRKASLKETADAVAYFLSPEAGYITGQNLEVGGGLAL